A stretch of the Arachis stenosperma cultivar V10309 chromosome 6, arast.V10309.gnm1.PFL2, whole genome shotgun sequence genome encodes the following:
- the LOC130935510 gene encoding pentatricopeptide repeat-containing protein At3g24000, mitochondrial-like isoform X2 codes for MRKVRSPCSAAPLLLGTGSVKLIEWRLNTIRTLWQSSSAATTFSDSHCDRLDDLCVIDDRDLLLPSQNSETGLHVLDLIGSGSLEPNRSMYNAMLKRCTQFGKLREGRLVHSHILNSKLRDDLAIQNSVLFMYARCGSLEEARRVFDEMPSKDMVTWTSMITGYSQNECAQHALALFPQMLQFGSKPNEFTLSSLVKSCGFISSYKDGQQIHACCLKYGFHSNVFVGSSIVDMYARCGYLSEARLAFDKLENKNEVSWNALITGYARKGELEDALALFIRMQREGYKPTEFTYSSLICASSSIGSLEQGKWLHALTIKWGKKLTGYVGNTLLHMYAKSGSIQDARKVFNRLLKIDVVSFNSMLIGYAQHGFGKEAVQQFEEMLRIGIEPNDITFLSVLTACSRAGLLDEGKNYFGLMKKYNIEPKISHYVTIVDLFGRAGLLYQAKSFIEEMPIEPTAAIWGALLGASRMYKNMEIGVYAAEQIFEIEPSYSGTHILLANMYASAGRWKDVAKVRKVMKDSGLKKEPACSWVEIQNSVHVFVANDFANPQNEKVLKMWEKLNHEIKAIGYVPDTSHVLLCVDQQEKEVSIQYHSEKLALAFALLNTSPGSTIRIMKNIRVCGDCHSAIKYVSSLVKREIIVRDTNRFHHFRDGSCSCGDYW; via the coding sequence TTAAACTCATAGAATGGCGTTTGAATACCATTCGAACCCTTTGGCAATCTTCATCAGCAGCAACTACTTTTTCCGATTCACATTGTGACAGATTGGACGATTTGTGTGTCATTGATGACAGGGACCTTCTTCTTCCAAGTCAGAATTCCGAAACTGGTCTCCATGTTCTGGATCTTATTGGCAGCGGCTCGCTTGAGCCGAACCGATCCATGTACAATGCAATGCTAAAGAGATGCACCCAGTTCGGGAAGCTTAGAGAAGGAAGATTGGTGCATTCACACATCCTTAATTCTAAGCTCAGGGATGACCTTGCTATTCAAAATTCTGTTCTTTTCATGTATGCAAGGTGTGGCAGTTTGGAAGAGGCTCGCCGAGTGTTCGACGAAATGCCGTCCAAAGACATGGTTACTTGGACATCCATGATTACCGGGTATTCCCAGAATGAATGCGCCCAACATGCACTTGCTTTGTTTCCTCAGATGCTACAATTTGGGTCCAAACCAAATGAATTCACGTTATCCAGCTTGGTGAAATCTTGTGGATTTATATCCAGCTATAAGGATGGGCAgcaaattcatgcatgttgtcTGAAGTATGGATTCCACTCAAATGTTTTTGTGGGCAGTTCGATTGTAGACATGTATGCTAGGTGTGGATACTTGAGCGAAGCACGATTGGCATTTGACAAGCTGGAAAATAAGAATGAGGTTTCATGGAATGCTTTGATAACTGGATATGCTAGGAAGGGTGAATTAGAGGATGCGTTGGCTCTGTTTATTAGGATGCAGAGGGAAGGTTATAAACCAACAGAATTTACATATTCATCCCTTATATGTGCTTCTTCGAGTATAGGATCTTTGGAGCAAGGTAAATGGCTTCATGCACTTACAATAAAATGGGGCAAAAAATTAACTGGTTACGTGGGCAACACTCTTCTTCACATGTATGCAAAGTCAGGTAGCATTCAGGATGCAAGAAAGGTTTTCAATCGATTGCTCAAGATTGATGTGGTTTCTTTCAATTCGATGCTTATAGGGTATGCCCAGCATGGGTTTGGAAAAGAAGCTGTGCAACAGTTCGAAGAAATGTTGAGGATTGGGATTGAACCCAATGACATCACATTCCTAAGTGTTCTTACTGCTTGTAGCCGTGCTGGGCTTTTGGATGAGggtaaaaattattttggattAATGAAAAAGTACAATATTGAACCGAAAATCTCACATTATGTGACAATTGTTGATCTTTTTGGTCGAGCTGGCCTTCTTTATCAAGCTAAAAGTTTCATTGAAGAAATGCCAATCGAACCCACTGCAGCTATATGGGGAGCTCTGCTTGGTGCTTCTAGGATGTATAAGAACATGGAGATAGGTGTTTATGCTGCTGAACAAATATTTGAGATTGAACCTTCTTATTCAGGGACACATATATTGCTTGCCAATATGTATGCCTCTGCAGGTAGGTGGAAGGATGTTGCAAAAGTTAGAAAGGTAATGAAAGACAGTGGCTTGAAGAAGGAGCCTGCATGTAGTTGGGTTGAGATTCAGAATTCTGTCCATGTATTTGTTGCAAATGACTTTGCAAATCCACAAAATGAGAAGGTCCTTAAAATGTGGGAGAAGCTAAATCATGAAATTAAGGCAATTGGCTATGTTCCAGACACTAGTCATGTGCTTCTGTGTGTAGATCAACAAGAGAAGGAAGTAAGTATACAATATCACAGTGAGAAGTTGGCTCTCGCATTTGCACTTCTAAATACTTCTCCTGGATCCACCATACGTATCATGAAGAATATCAGGGTTTGTGGTGATTGCCACTCAGCAATAAAATATGTGTCATCATTGGTGAAGAGGGAAATCATAGTGAGAGACACTAATCGCTTCCACCACTTTCGTGATGGCTCCTGTTCATGTGGAGACTACTGGTAG
- the LOC130935510 gene encoding pentatricopeptide repeat-containing protein At3g24000, mitochondrial-like isoform X1, which produces MIQCNNPFMLSSSIRDFKSLLMCPFKLIEWRLNTIRTLWQSSSAATTFSDSHCDRLDDLCVIDDRDLLLPSQNSETGLHVLDLIGSGSLEPNRSMYNAMLKRCTQFGKLREGRLVHSHILNSKLRDDLAIQNSVLFMYARCGSLEEARRVFDEMPSKDMVTWTSMITGYSQNECAQHALALFPQMLQFGSKPNEFTLSSLVKSCGFISSYKDGQQIHACCLKYGFHSNVFVGSSIVDMYARCGYLSEARLAFDKLENKNEVSWNALITGYARKGELEDALALFIRMQREGYKPTEFTYSSLICASSSIGSLEQGKWLHALTIKWGKKLTGYVGNTLLHMYAKSGSIQDARKVFNRLLKIDVVSFNSMLIGYAQHGFGKEAVQQFEEMLRIGIEPNDITFLSVLTACSRAGLLDEGKNYFGLMKKYNIEPKISHYVTIVDLFGRAGLLYQAKSFIEEMPIEPTAAIWGALLGASRMYKNMEIGVYAAEQIFEIEPSYSGTHILLANMYASAGRWKDVAKVRKVMKDSGLKKEPACSWVEIQNSVHVFVANDFANPQNEKVLKMWEKLNHEIKAIGYVPDTSHVLLCVDQQEKEVSIQYHSEKLALAFALLNTSPGSTIRIMKNIRVCGDCHSAIKYVSSLVKREIIVRDTNRFHHFRDGSCSCGDYW; this is translated from the exons ATGATCCAATGTAACAATCCTTTTATGCTTTCCTCTTCAATTCGTGACTTCAAATCACTGCTCATGTGCCCCT TTAAACTCATAGAATGGCGTTTGAATACCATTCGAACCCTTTGGCAATCTTCATCAGCAGCAACTACTTTTTCCGATTCACATTGTGACAGATTGGACGATTTGTGTGTCATTGATGACAGGGACCTTCTTCTTCCAAGTCAGAATTCCGAAACTGGTCTCCATGTTCTGGATCTTATTGGCAGCGGCTCGCTTGAGCCGAACCGATCCATGTACAATGCAATGCTAAAGAGATGCACCCAGTTCGGGAAGCTTAGAGAAGGAAGATTGGTGCATTCACACATCCTTAATTCTAAGCTCAGGGATGACCTTGCTATTCAAAATTCTGTTCTTTTCATGTATGCAAGGTGTGGCAGTTTGGAAGAGGCTCGCCGAGTGTTCGACGAAATGCCGTCCAAAGACATGGTTACTTGGACATCCATGATTACCGGGTATTCCCAGAATGAATGCGCCCAACATGCACTTGCTTTGTTTCCTCAGATGCTACAATTTGGGTCCAAACCAAATGAATTCACGTTATCCAGCTTGGTGAAATCTTGTGGATTTATATCCAGCTATAAGGATGGGCAgcaaattcatgcatgttgtcTGAAGTATGGATTCCACTCAAATGTTTTTGTGGGCAGTTCGATTGTAGACATGTATGCTAGGTGTGGATACTTGAGCGAAGCACGATTGGCATTTGACAAGCTGGAAAATAAGAATGAGGTTTCATGGAATGCTTTGATAACTGGATATGCTAGGAAGGGTGAATTAGAGGATGCGTTGGCTCTGTTTATTAGGATGCAGAGGGAAGGTTATAAACCAACAGAATTTACATATTCATCCCTTATATGTGCTTCTTCGAGTATAGGATCTTTGGAGCAAGGTAAATGGCTTCATGCACTTACAATAAAATGGGGCAAAAAATTAACTGGTTACGTGGGCAACACTCTTCTTCACATGTATGCAAAGTCAGGTAGCATTCAGGATGCAAGAAAGGTTTTCAATCGATTGCTCAAGATTGATGTGGTTTCTTTCAATTCGATGCTTATAGGGTATGCCCAGCATGGGTTTGGAAAAGAAGCTGTGCAACAGTTCGAAGAAATGTTGAGGATTGGGATTGAACCCAATGACATCACATTCCTAAGTGTTCTTACTGCTTGTAGCCGTGCTGGGCTTTTGGATGAGggtaaaaattattttggattAATGAAAAAGTACAATATTGAACCGAAAATCTCACATTATGTGACAATTGTTGATCTTTTTGGTCGAGCTGGCCTTCTTTATCAAGCTAAAAGTTTCATTGAAGAAATGCCAATCGAACCCACTGCAGCTATATGGGGAGCTCTGCTTGGTGCTTCTAGGATGTATAAGAACATGGAGATAGGTGTTTATGCTGCTGAACAAATATTTGAGATTGAACCTTCTTATTCAGGGACACATATATTGCTTGCCAATATGTATGCCTCTGCAGGTAGGTGGAAGGATGTTGCAAAAGTTAGAAAGGTAATGAAAGACAGTGGCTTGAAGAAGGAGCCTGCATGTAGTTGGGTTGAGATTCAGAATTCTGTCCATGTATTTGTTGCAAATGACTTTGCAAATCCACAAAATGAGAAGGTCCTTAAAATGTGGGAGAAGCTAAATCATGAAATTAAGGCAATTGGCTATGTTCCAGACACTAGTCATGTGCTTCTGTGTGTAGATCAACAAGAGAAGGAAGTAAGTATACAATATCACAGTGAGAAGTTGGCTCTCGCATTTGCACTTCTAAATACTTCTCCTGGATCCACCATACGTATCATGAAGAATATCAGGGTTTGTGGTGATTGCCACTCAGCAATAAAATATGTGTCATCATTGGTGAAGAGGGAAATCATAGTGAGAGACACTAATCGCTTCCACCACTTTCGTGATGGCTCCTGTTCATGTGGAGACTACTGGTAG
- the LOC130935864 gene encoding uncharacterized protein At5g08430-like, translating into MPNNSTSGGKKRKLCPPKEPEDWCFECKDGGKVIVCDRRNCVKVYHTDCVPVTPKKDKSWICAWHYCYECKESAKFYCLGCPNALCKECLPSSEFITVKGDKGLCCDCAPLVKIIEHNLERDSQGNKIRVDGRDTYEGLFKEYWEIIKLNEGLTSDDISAAETNYNKKVKKSPDQSKVTDVDKESQNDSMSSDGDEVFIYKHNSTKRKQSSSLEFMGWGSKPLLSFLASIGKFSTEPLSQWGIRTLVCEYIEKNNLYLSQDKKKFLLDEMLFSIFRKKVMSKNQIYPLLEFHFAEKSGDTDGEEDNYESISTPPDNKGLSDQTSCRERSLSSSKGKLLLEKKDLSIKPSRFASISSSNIRLIYLRQSLVLELCKQLESAMEKVVGAFVRVKMDSSDCKQTRPYHLVRVKGVVLEDDAYRRMLLVVSFMSEAIPISELSDNDFTEQECEDLRLKVKAKMLQKLTVVELQERANILHEDITKHWIATRLTYLQNQIDRANLKGRQREKFALLDEREKLQQPWKQEELLKRVPSVVPEFPTKPHK; encoded by the exons ATGCCAAATAACAGCACAAGTGGTGGTAAGAAGAGAAAACTCTGTCCACCAAAAGAACCCGAAGATTGGTGCTTTGAATGCAAGGATGGTGGAAAAGTCATTGTATGCGATCGCAG GAACTGTGTGAAGGTTTATCACACGGACTGTGTTCCTGTTACTCCTAAGAAGGACAAATCTTGGATTTGTG CTTGGCATTATTGCTATGAATGCAAGGAGTCCGCAAAGTTTTATTGCCTTGGTTGTCCAAATGCTTTGTGCAAAGAGTGCTTGCCTTCCTCAGAATTTATCACTGTCAAGGGTGATAAAGGATTATGCTGTGACTGCGCGCCGCTAGTCAAAATTATCGAACATAATTTGGAGCGGGACTCTCAGGGG AACAAGATAAGAGTGGATGGAAGAGATACATATGAGGGTCTATTCAAGGAATACTGGGAAATTATTAAGCTAAACGAAGGATTAACTAGTGATGATATCTCTGCTGCAGAAACCAACTACAACAAAAAGGTTAAAAAATCTCCAGATCAAAGCAAAGTCACTGATGTAGATAAAGAAAGTCAGAATGACTCCATGTCATCGGACGGCGATGAAGTTTTTATATATAAACACAACTCAACCAAAAGGAAGCAGTCCAGTTCACTGGAGTTTATGGGATGGGGATCGAAACCTCTCCTTAGCTTCCTTGCGTCCATTGGAAAATTTAGTACTGAACCATTGTCACAGTGGGGTATACGGACTCTCGTGTGTGAATACATTGAGAAGAACAATCTCTATCTCTCGCAAGATAAGAAGAagttcctccttgatgaaatgcTGTTTTCTATATTCAGAAAAAAGGTTATGTCGAAAAATCAAATATATCCTCTATTGGAATTTCACTTTGCTGAAAAGTCGGGTGATACAGATGGTGAAGAAGACAATTATGAAAGCATAAGCACTCCTCCAGACAACAAGGGTCTCAGTGATCAGACTTCATGTAGGGAAAGGAGTTTGTCAAGCTCGAAAGGGAAACTTCTATTGGAAAAGAAGGATTTGTCTATCAAGCCTAGTCGTTTTGCATCCATAAGTTCCAGTAATATAAGACTTATTTACTTAAGACAAAGCTTGGTGCTAGAGTTATGTAAACAACTTGAAAGTGCTATGGAAAAGGTTGTTGGAGCCTTCGTTAGAGTTAAAATGGATTCCAGTGATTGTAAGCAGACAAGGCCTTACCATCTTGTGAGAGTTAAAG GTGTtgtattggaggatgatgcttaTAGGAGAATGCTTTTGGTAGTTTCCTTCATGTCTGAAGCCATCCCTATCTCCGAGCTTTCTGATAATGACTTCACAGAG CAAGAATGTGAGGATTTGCGGCTAAAAGTGAAAGCCAAAATGCTGCAGAAACTAACTGTT GTGGAGCTTCAAGAAAGGGCAAACATTCTTCATGAGGATATAACAAAGCAT TGGATCGCGACTCGACTAACCTATTTGCAAAATCAAATTGACCGTGCAAACCTGAAGGGAAGACAAAGAGAA AAATTTGCCTTACTAGATGAAAGGGAAAAACTTCAACAACCATGGAAGCAAGAAGAGTTGTTAAAGCGAGTTCCATCAGTTGTCCCAGAGTTTCCTACAAAGCCACACAAATGA